In the Mycolicibacter minnesotensis genome, CGCGTCTCGGTGGCGGCGATCAACAGCCCGTTGGCGGTGACGCTCGCCGGCGACCGCGACGTCCTCGACGCCATCGCCCGGCAGTGCAACGATGCCGCCGTCTTCACGCGACAGCTCGCGGTCAAGGTGCCCTATCACTCCCATCACATGGACCCCATCCGAGACGAGTTGTTCAGCGCCTTCGACGGCCTGTCCTCCAAGGCCGCGGTGCGTCCGCTGTACTCAACCGTCACCGGCGAAGCGCTGGACCGCTACCACGCAGGTGCCGCCTACTGGTGGCAGAACACCCGAACCACCGTGCTATTCGAACCGGCGATCCGCCGGATGCTCGACGACGGCTACACGCACTTCGTGGAGCTGGGGCCCCATCCGGTGCTGGCACCGTCGATCTTGGAAACCGCAGGAAAGCAGAGTGTCTCGGTCCTGGCCAGCCAGCGGCGCGGCGACGACGCCGCCCGTCGCCTCCTGGAATGCGTTGGAGCACTGCACTGTCTGGGCCATGACATCGCTTGGGATGCCATGCATCCCAGCGATGAGCGGCGCCTTCTCAAACTGCCTTCCTATCCATGGCAGACCAAGAGATTCTGGACCGAGACCACCGAGGCCACCGAATCGCTGTTCTACCACCCGGTGCATCCGCTCTTGGGCCAGAAGATCAGCGCCATCCATCCGACGTGGGAAGCCGAGATGAGCACCGTCCTCACGCCGTTTCTCAACGACCACCGGGTCCAGGGCAGCGTCGTGCTGCCCGGCGCGGTGTATGTCGAGATGGCACGGGCGGTGGCCGCGGAGATCTACGACACGGCGTGCAGCGTGGACAACCTCGTGTTCCGGCGCGCGGTGATCCTGGACGACACCTGCGATCCCCTGCTCAGAACAACCCTGAACGAAGACGACGGCACGCTGGAGTTCGCCGCATTCACCGCGACAGCCAACGGCGACACCACGTGGACGATCACCGCCACCGCCGAACTCAACATCCTTCCCGCGGCGCCGCGCCAGGTGCCACCAGAGGCCGAGTCGACCAGCACCATTGATGGTGAGGAGTTCTACGCCCGTACCAAGGGATTCGGTCTCGAATACGGCGACGCCTTCCGGTCGGTCAGCAAGGTGGTCGCCGGCCAGGGCCGGGTAACGGCCGACTTGCGCACTCCTGCGGCCATCGTCGAGGACCTCGATCGCTACCGCTTTCATCCGGCACTGGTCGATGGCGTGTTTCAAGCGCTCTTCGGCGCGATGATGCTCGATCAGCCGCTCGGCCAAGGCCCCTATCTTCCGGCCCGCATCCGGCACTGCGCCCTCTACGGCGCACCGGCAGATCAGATGCAGGTCCACGTTCGGGTGGTTTCGGCGACCGAGGAGGAGATCGACAGCGACATCGACGTCACCGACGGCGCCGGAAACACGATCGCGGTGTTTCGCGGCCTTACCGTCCGGTCGCTGGAAGTCGCGTCCCAGCTGTCGCTCGAGCGCATCGACAGGGGCCTGCTTGAAGTCCGATGGTGCGCTGTGCCCCACGAAGCGGGGGAGCAGCACCGTGACAGCACCGGCGGGTCGTCGTGGCTCGTCTTCGCCGATGACTCCGGAGTGGGCGATGCCGTCGCGGACGACCTACGGCGGCGCGGGCACCGGGTCACCACGGTCGGACACGCCTGTGTCGATGCGCTGAGCAAGGTCGACGGGGGCTACCTGATCGATCCGGGAAGCCGCGAACAACTCGACGAACTCTTTGCGCACAGTGACGTCACCGACCTCACCGGCATCGTCGACTGCTGGCCTGTGGACCTCCGCCCGGTCGAGGACGAAAACCGCGGCGCGGGTAACGAAGTCGATGAAGCGAACCAGCAGCTTGGACTGCGCACCGTCCTTCGCGTCGTCCAGGCCCTGGCAGCGCGCCCGGAGATGAAGCCCCGTCTGCACCTGGTCACCGCCAACAGTCAGCCGGTGGGCGACACCGCGCTGACCGGGCTGGACCAAGCGCCCCTCTGGGGCCTGGGTCGCGTTATCGGCCACCAGGAGTTCGTGGAGAACTGGGGCGGGCTGATCGACATCGATGGTGCCGACGATCGTGGGCAGACCGCTGCGCGAATCTGTGATCACCTGCTGAACAACGAATCCGAGGACCAGATCGCGTTGCGGGGTGCGACCACGTACGTTCCGCGGCTTAGCCCGTGCACTGGCCTCGTGGCACCGTTTCCCATCAAGCTCAGTTCGGACGCGACCTATGCGGTCACCGGCGGTCTGGGTGCGCTCGGGCAGGTGGTGGCCCGCTACCTCGCCGAACGCGGAGCGCGGCATATCACGTTGTTGAGCCGGACTGCCCTGCCGCCGCGGGAGCACTGGGCCGCTGCAGCGGAAAGCGACCCCCACTTCACCACGGTACGAGCTATCGAGGAGCTCGAGCGGCTCGGTGCTGAAATCACTACCGCCAGCGTCGATATCACCGACGCCGCCAACATGTGCGCCTGGCGCGCCGAGCACCTGCGCAGGGGCGGCAGGCCCATCCGCGGAGTCGTGCACGCGGCAGGCGTGGTGGACGACCGGTTGCTGGTCAATATGGCAGAACGTGATTTCGCTGCGGTGCTGGCGCCCAAGATCACCGGCACGCGGGTGCTGCACGAAGCGCTGCGGGACGACGAACTGGACTTCTTCGTCATGTTCGGGTCCGCCGGGTCGGTCATCGCCTCCCCCGGACAGGGCAACTATGCCGCCGCCAACGCCTACCTGGACTCCTTCGCGCACTACCGGCGGCGCCAGGGACTGCCGGCACTGACCATCGGATGGGGGCCGTGGTCGGTGGGTATGGTCGACGAGCTGAACCTGGCGGGCGTCTACGCACAGCGCGGTATCGACCTGATCACACCGCGTGTCGGCGCGCGGATCCTCGATCGACTCCTGACGCAACGGGCCCCCAGCGTGGTCGCGATCACCGCGGACTGGAGTCGGGCCCGCCGAGTCGGATTCGGCGGGCGTCCGCCGCAGATGTTCGCCGATCTGGGCGTCGAGGAGCTCAGTCCCGACGGCGGCGACGCGCCGGCGTCGATTCTCACCGTCCTGGCCGGCACGCCAGAGTCAGATCGGATCGGGCTGATCGCAGCCACCGTTCGGCGGCTCGTCGCCGACGTCTTCGACTGTGGCGTCACCGACTTCGAGACCAACGACATGCTCGATGACATCGGCTTGGACTCGATGATGGCGATGGACTTCCGGGTCCGGATCAACGAGATGTTCTCGATAGATCTGCCCCTGCTCGAGATCCTGCGCGGGGTCAGTGTGAACTCGCTGGCCGACCGGGTGCTGGCCGAACTGCATGCCGTTCACGGCGATGTTCCCGCCGACGTCGTGGAGCCGCTGCCGGACCAGCAAGCGGCCGACGACGACGATGTCGACCGTGTTGTCGAGCAGCTCTCGGACGCCGAGCTGCGAGAGTTGCTGGCGGAGCTGGACGCCCACGGCAGTGGTCCGGGCCTGGACGGCGCTCCGCGATGAAAGCCGATCGCGACCTGGCGGTGCAGGTACGGAATCTCTGCAAGAGCTACGGGCGGGTGCAGGCCCTGCAAGGCCTGGATCTTGACATCGCCCGCGGGGAGATATTCGCCATCCTCGGGCCCAACGGTGCCGGCAAATCAACGACGATCGAGATCCTGGAGGGCCATCGGAAGCGCGATTCCGGGCAGGTCAGCGTCTTAGGGCAGGACCCCGGCTCCGCAGGACGATATTGGCGGGCCAGGATTGGGATCGTCTTGCAGGAGACCAGCGACTTCGGGATGCTGACCGTGCAGGAGACCGTCCAGATGTTCGCCAAATGTTATGGCACGGCACGAACTTCTGCCGATCTCCTTGACCTCGTCGGGCTCTCCCCGAGCGCGCGTGCGCGGGTGCGGACACTGTCCGGTGGACAGCGGCGCCGGCTGGACGTCGCGCTGGGGATCATCGGATATCCGGAACTGCTCTTCCTGGACGAGCCGACCACCGGCTTCGATCCGGAAGCGCGGCGCGCGTTCTGGGATCTGATCCGGCTGTTGGCCTCCGACGGCACGACCATCGTGCTGACCACTCACTACTTGGAAGAGGCTGCTGCCCTGGCAGATCGGGTCGCGGTGGTCTCAGGCGGACGGCTTGCCGCCCTGGATTCGCCCGCGCGCCTGACCGCGCACATCGCTTCGGGCGCGACCGTGACGTGGCTGGAGGGTGACTTACCCCAGGTTCATCAGACCGATCGCCCGACCGAGTTGATCAGACGCCTCTCTGCGGAGGGCAGGGAGCTGGCTCAACTAACTGTCACCCGTCCCACCCTCGAAGACGCTTATCTGAGCCTGATCGAAGGAGGCCTGAGGTGATCGAGTTCGTCGACGAGGAGCCCGATCTGCGTCGAGCCGGTACGCACGCCAGATCGGAACTTCCCTCGGCGTTGCGTATCGGCTTCTCGCGCGTCCTGCCCGAGTTGAAGATGTTCTACCGCCGCCCAGAACAGGTAGCGCTGACCTTCTCGATGCCCGCGGTGATCTGTCTTCTTCTGGGATCCATCTTCACCGCGCGGGTGCCCGGCGCCCAGACCACCACGGGTGCCGTGATCGCCGCCAGCATGTTCGCCTACGGAATCCTGTCGACGTCGTTCACCAATCTCGGAATCAGCATTGCGGCTGACCGGGAGACCGGTGCCCTGCGGCGACTGCGCGGTACGCCGGCAACGGCGTCGTCGTATTTCATCGGCAAGATCATGCTGGTCGCGATTGCGAGCTTCGCCGAGGCTGTGGTCCTGCTGGCGTTGGGGGTTCTGGTTTTTCACCTTCGCCTGCCCGCGGACTTGTTCGGATGGTTCACGCTGGGCTGGGTTTCGGTGCTGGGGATCGTCAGCTGTTCGCTGCTGGGCATCTTGGTCAGTAACTTCGCGAGCAACGCAGTGTCGGCCGCCGTCCTCACCAACGGCCCCGCGGTGGGCCTACAGTTCGTCTCGGGCACCTATGTGCCGCTGATGCTGATACCGACCTGGATGCTGGCGATCGGATCGCTGTTTCCTGTCAAGTGGATGGCCCAGGGATTTCGCTCGGTATTGCTACCGGAGGAGATGGCCGCCTTCGAACCGGCAGGAACCTGGGAACACTGGCGGATCTTCGAGGTCCTGACCGCCTGGAGTGTGGTCGGACTTCTGGCCTGCCTGCTGGTGTTCCGCTGGTCGGATCGGGGCTGAACGTGCCTTCCCTGCTGACGATCACCTACCACTTCTTCTTCCAGATCGTGGTCATCCTGCTCACCTACCGACTGCTGTGGCCCGTACTGCGACGCCTGGCCCAGGTACAGGTGGTGGCGATCATGGTGGCCGGATTCCTGCTCGGTCCTTCCGTTCTGGGGTGGATATGGCCGGCTGGGCAGCAATGGCTGTTCCCCACGAAGTTGACCCTCGGGTCGGAGACCTTCACCCACCCGAACCTGACGGTCATCTACGTCGTTGGGCAACTGGGCCTGGTGCTGTACATGTTTCTGGTGGGGGCTTCGTTCAAACTCGACATCCTCACCGCGCATTGGCGGCAGGCCGGCGTGACCTCAGCGGCCGGCATCGGTGTTCCCCTCGTGCTCGGGGGAGTCCTGGGTGCGTGGATGGTAAGCCGTGGCGGCTATTTCACCGACAATGTCGTGTCGTGGCAGGGTGCCCTGTTCGTCGCGGCCGCCGTGGCCATCACCGCCTTCCCCATGCTGGCCTGGATCGTCTACGACTCCGGGCTGCTCAACACGCGATTGGGCACGGTGTCGCTGTCGTGCGCTGCCTTCGACGACGCATGCTCATGGGTGCTGTTGGCGACCGTGGTGGCCACGGCGAAGGGAAGCCTCTTCGGTGCCGTGCTGGCCATCGGAGGCGGGCTGGCCTACCTGGTATTCATGATCTATGTCGGCCGGCCGTTGCTGGCGCGGCTGGAGACATGGTCGCCGCCGCGCGCCGACATTGAACGCACGGGCGGACTGCCGATTGCCCACACCAGCGTTGTTCTGCTGACCGTACTGGCGGCGAGCTGCTTCACCGATTTCGTCGGAATCTATTCGGTATTCGGCGCTTTCGTTGCCGGCGCCGTGATGCCGCGCGGCGAGCTGCTGACGCAGATCCGTCAGCACTTCGAACCCCTCACGGCGTACCTGCTGATCCCAGCCTTCTTCATCTACTCGGGACTGAACACCCAGCTCCGGCTGATACTGGACGGTCCGACGCTGCTGATGGCGATGATCGTGCTGGTGGTGTCTTTCACCGCCAAGTTCGGGGCAGTGGGACTGGCCGCCCGCTGGCAGGGAATGAGTCGGCTCGAAGCCGCGTCGATGGGTGCACTTGCCAATGCCCGTGGCTTGATGGAACTGATTCTCCTCAATATCGGTTTCGAAGCCGGCCTGATCTCCGGGAAGCTGTATACGATTCTGGCGCTCATGACGATCGTCACGACACTGGTGGCCACCCCCTTGCAGCGACAATTCGAGCGCCGATTGTGGAAAACCGGCGCGCGGTTCGGCGCCGACGGCGAGGAGCCCTACGGTAATGATCACCCGCGTAACGGGCATGCGGCGGCGCAACCCGCTGCGGCACGTTCAGAACAGACCCCACCACCGTCGAAAGGTAAGTCACATGCGCGCTTTCACGCCTAGTCACATCACCGCCGTTGTTGCCGCCACCGGTCTGACTGCCGGCGCGCTGGCGAACGTACCTGTCGCATCGGCGGCTTCGGTGGCGCCCATCGAGGTTGCGCTGACTGCCGGGGGATCGCTGGGTGACGGGACCGCTTTGATCATGGGTGGCACCAGCATTCCGCAGCCGAACCAGCTTTACCTGGATGCGGCCAACCAGCTCTATCTCGAGCCGCTCGGGTTCGGGGGCACCCTCCAGTCGTTGTTCACGCCCGAGAACATCAGCGCGACTTCGCAGGCGCGGGGTATGCAGATTCTCGATTCGACCATCCTGCAGAAGATCGCCAATGGCGACGTCAGCGCCGAGAACCCGCTGGTGGTGTTCGGCTATTCGCAGAGCGCGGCCATCTCCTCGGCGGTCATGCGGCAGCTGGCTGGGCAGGACGTTCCCAGCGATTTCGTGCGTTTCGTACTGATCGGCAATCCTGCCAATCCGGTCGGCGGAATGACGGTGGAGACCAGCGGTCTCTACCCGCAATACCTGGCCGACTACGTGGCCACCCCGAACAATCTCTATCGCGCTGACATCTACACCCATGAATACGACGGTGTCGCAGCGTTTCCGACGTATCCACTCAACCTACTGTCGGTCCTCAACGCCGCGATGGGCTTCATCTATTCGCACGGCACCTACTTGAGCCTGACTCCCGAACAGATCAGCAACGCCGTCCTGTTGCCCACCTCCGACAGCGACACGCTGGTCAACTACTACATGATCCCGTCCGAGAGCCTGCCGCTGCTCAACCCGTTGCGCTTGATCCCCATTGCCGGGCAACCCCTGTATGACCTGCTCGAACCCGTGACTCGTGTTCTGGTGAACCTCGGCTACGGCAACATCGAACACGGCTGGTCGCCCGCCGACGCCGATGTGGTCACCGGCCCCGGCCTGTTTCCGACCGACCTGAATTTCGGCGATGTGGTGACGGCTCTGGGTAACGGCCTGCAGCAGGGAATCAACGACTTCGTCGAGGCCCTCTTCGATCCGGCCACCTACCAGATCACGCCACTGCTGGACAACCCCTCGCTGACCGATCTTGAGGTGGCCGGCTACCTCTTCGGCTTCCTGCCTTCGCCGAACCCGACGGCGGCAGAGGCGCTGCAGGGAATCAGCGAGTTGTTCCAGGCCTTCAGCGCTATGACCTGAGGTGGTGGCCCGGACGCGGCGGGCGGGGCACCAGGCGCGGCACTCGGTCGATCACATCCTGGTATTCGGGCCTGCGCTGCAGGCTGCGCTCCTCCATCATCGGAATGCTGGCGCCCAGGAACATCGCGACGATCGCCAGCACACCGAAGAACATCCACCACGCCTGAGCCGGCGCGGCGGCAACCCCGAACAGCGCGCACGCAAACCAGAAGCTGATCTCACCGAAATAGTTGGGATGCCGCGACCAGCCCCATATCCCGCGATCCATCGCCATGCCTGGAGTCCGATCCCGGACGAACCGGTGTAGCTGCACGTCTGCCACCAGTTCCAGCAGCACCGCGGAAATGCCGATGGCAAACGCGATAACAGAAAGCCACGGCAGTCCCCGGTCCGGCCGTGTCACCGCAACGTAGACCGGCACCAGGCCGACGAACACCTGAAGGGTGGGTATCAGATGAATGGCGAACAGGTCCGCGACGAACTCCCAGCGGCCAGCGCGTTCGCGTAGCAGGGGATATCGCCAATCCTCATGGTGCATTCCGGGAAATCCCCACGCCCAGTTGGCGGTGAGCCGAACCGCCCACAGCCCCACCACCACAGCGATCAATACGCAACGCGTGGTATCGACGTGAGGAAGCGACTGAAACCACCAATACGCCACTAACAGGGGCGGAATGACGCTCCAATAGGCGTCGTAGAAGCTGGAGTTGCCGAAGCACCTACTGAAGACGAAGACCACCACGGTGGCCAACACATCAGCGATCAACGTATCCAGCCAGAGTCGCCCCGTGTCCGGCCCCCATCCCAGCCACGCGCCGGCGACGCCGAACGCGATGAGGTAGGCCACACCGATCAGCGACAGTGACGCCGTCTTGCCCGGCCTCACCATGTGGTCACGCGGCTTCGGTCTGTGTGTATCAGCGGATGCATCGACCTTCGTCTCCAACGGGGCGCTGGCCGAGGAT is a window encoding:
- a CDS encoding type I polyketide synthase produces the protein MSLPDDDDRREPLAIVGVGCRFPGGADSAESFWRLLRGGVDATSEVPESRWNADRYHDPNPAKVGKVVTRRGGFLDGIDQFDAQFFGMSPREAHALDPQQRLLLQATWESLEDAGIPADDLAGGDVGVFVGGFTLDYQLLQNQGQASRYRFKAHSATGMMMTMLSNRISYAFDFRGPSMSIDTACSSSLVAVHLAANSIRNGECEVALAGGVNVMIGPNTAIAESKSGFLSPEGRSKAFDDAADGYARGEGAGIVVLKRLADAQRDGDEIYAQILGTAVSQDGHTDGITVPRGEAQEVAIRTALYRAGVRPEQIGYVEAHGTGTPVGDPIEMRALAAALTAERPASSPLLIGSVKTNIGHLEAGAGIAGLIKAALVVKHGFIPPHLHLRTPTRHVSTADLKIEIPTGGRAFPDCSRRVVGVNSFGFGGTNAHVVLAEPPAVVETPREADRSSAPLTIVAISARSEDALVEVAGRLADHLVAHPHIALPDLAYTLGRRRTHQTYRHTLIASSAAEAGEQLRALAQDSTFTAGRGVQAAPKLAFVCSGMGPQWWGMCRELLGVFPEFTASIERSDRELARYTDWSLIEELRRDETDTRMTETEIAQPANFAIQVALAEQLEHFGLSPDAVVGHSAGEVAAHYLAGLLTFEQAVHVIYHRSRLQQRVSGTGSMLAVGLDTDSLLRTLDEATRAEFAAQRVSVAAINSPLAVTLAGDRDVLDAIARQCNDAAVFTRQLAVKVPYHSHHMDPIRDELFSAFDGLSSKAAVRPLYSTVTGEALDRYHAGAAYWWQNTRTTVLFEPAIRRMLDDGYTHFVELGPHPVLAPSILETAGKQSVSVLASQRRGDDAARRLLECVGALHCLGHDIAWDAMHPSDERRLLKLPSYPWQTKRFWTETTEATESLFYHPVHPLLGQKISAIHPTWEAEMSTVLTPFLNDHRVQGSVVLPGAVYVEMARAVAAEIYDTACSVDNLVFRRAVILDDTCDPLLRTTLNEDDGTLEFAAFTATANGDTTWTITATAELNILPAAPRQVPPEAESTSTIDGEEFYARTKGFGLEYGDAFRSVSKVVAGQGRVTADLRTPAAIVEDLDRYRFHPALVDGVFQALFGAMMLDQPLGQGPYLPARIRHCALYGAPADQMQVHVRVVSATEEEIDSDIDVTDGAGNTIAVFRGLTVRSLEVASQLSLERIDRGLLEVRWCAVPHEAGEQHRDSTGGSSWLVFADDSGVGDAVADDLRRRGHRVTTVGHACVDALSKVDGGYLIDPGSREQLDELFAHSDVTDLTGIVDCWPVDLRPVEDENRGAGNEVDEANQQLGLRTVLRVVQALAARPEMKPRLHLVTANSQPVGDTALTGLDQAPLWGLGRVIGHQEFVENWGGLIDIDGADDRGQTAARICDHLLNNESEDQIALRGATTYVPRLSPCTGLVAPFPIKLSSDATYAVTGGLGALGQVVARYLAERGARHITLLSRTALPPREHWAAAAESDPHFTTVRAIEELERLGAEITTASVDITDAANMCAWRAEHLRRGGRPIRGVVHAAGVVDDRLLVNMAERDFAAVLAPKITGTRVLHEALRDDELDFFVMFGSAGSVIASPGQGNYAAANAYLDSFAHYRRRQGLPALTIGWGPWSVGMVDELNLAGVYAQRGIDLITPRVGARILDRLLTQRAPSVVAITADWSRARRVGFGGRPPQMFADLGVEELSPDGGDAPASILTVLAGTPESDRIGLIAATVRRLVADVFDCGVTDFETNDMLDDIGLDSMMAMDFRVRINEMFSIDLPLLEILRGVSVNSLADRVLAELHAVHGDVPADVVEPLPDQQAADDDDVDRVVEQLSDAELRELLAELDAHGSGPGLDGAPR
- a CDS encoding ABC transporter ATP-binding protein; its protein translation is MKADRDLAVQVRNLCKSYGRVQALQGLDLDIARGEIFAILGPNGAGKSTTIEILEGHRKRDSGQVSVLGQDPGSAGRYWRARIGIVLQETSDFGMLTVQETVQMFAKCYGTARTSADLLDLVGLSPSARARVRTLSGGQRRRLDVALGIIGYPELLFLDEPTTGFDPEARRAFWDLIRLLASDGTTIVLTTHYLEEAAALADRVAVVSGGRLAALDSPARLTAHIASGATVTWLEGDLPQVHQTDRPTELIRRLSAEGRELAQLTVTRPTLEDAYLSLIEGGLR
- a CDS encoding ABC transporter permease, encoding MEFVDEEPDLRRAGTHARSELPSALRIGFSRVLPELKMFYRRPEQVALTFSMPAVICLLLGSIFTARVPGAQTTTGAVIAASMFAYGILSTSFTNLGISIAADRETGALRRLRGTPATASSYFIGKIMLVAIASFAEAVVLLALGVLVFHLRLPADLFGWFTLGWVSVLGIVSCSLLGILVSNFASNAVSAAVLTNGPAVGLQFVSGTYVPLMLIPTWMLAIGSLFPVKWMAQGFRSVLLPEEMAAFEPAGTWEHWRIFEVLTAWSVVGLLACLLVFRWSDRG
- a CDS encoding cation:proton antiporter, with protein sequence MPSLLTITYHFFFQIVVILLTYRLLWPVLRRLAQVQVVAIMVAGFLLGPSVLGWIWPAGQQWLFPTKLTLGSETFTHPNLTVIYVVGQLGLVLYMFLVGASFKLDILTAHWRQAGVTSAAGIGVPLVLGGVLGAWMVSRGGYFTDNVVSWQGALFVAAAVAITAFPMLAWIVYDSGLLNTRLGTVSLSCAAFDDACSWVLLATVVATAKGSLFGAVLAIGGGLAYLVFMIYVGRPLLARLETWSPPRADIERTGGLPIAHTSVVLLTVLAASCFTDFVGIYSVFGAFVAGAVMPRGELLTQIRQHFEPLTAYLLIPAFFIYSGLNTQLRLILDGPTLLMAMIVLVVSFTAKFGAVGLAARWQGMSRLEAASMGALANARGLMELILLNIGFEAGLISGKLYTILALMTIVTTLVATPLQRQFERRLWKTGARFGADGEEPYGNDHPRNGHAAAQPAAARSEQTPPPSKGKSHARFHA
- a CDS encoding PE-PPE domain-containing protein — protein: MRAFTPSHITAVVAATGLTAGALANVPVASAASVAPIEVALTAGGSLGDGTALIMGGTSIPQPNQLYLDAANQLYLEPLGFGGTLQSLFTPENISATSQARGMQILDSTILQKIANGDVSAENPLVVFGYSQSAAISSAVMRQLAGQDVPSDFVRFVLIGNPANPVGGMTVETSGLYPQYLADYVATPNNLYRADIYTHEYDGVAAFPTYPLNLLSVLNAAMGFIYSHGTYLSLTPEQISNAVLLPTSDSDTLVNYYMIPSESLPLLNPLRLIPIAGQPLYDLLEPVTRVLVNLGYGNIEHGWSPADADVVTGPGLFPTDLNFGDVVTALGNGLQQGINDFVEALFDPATYQITPLLDNPSLTDLEVAGYLFGFLPSPNPTAAEALQGISELFQAFSAMT
- a CDS encoding DUF1295 domain-containing protein — protein: MVRPGKTASLSLIGVAYLIAFGVAGAWLGWGPDTGRLWLDTLIADVLATVVVFVFSRCFGNSSFYDAYWSVIPPLLVAYWWFQSLPHVDTTRCVLIAVVVGLWAVRLTANWAWGFPGMHHEDWRYPLLRERAGRWEFVADLFAIHLIPTLQVFVGLVPVYVAVTRPDRGLPWLSVIAFAIGISAVLLELVADVQLHRFVRDRTPGMAMDRGIWGWSRHPNYFGEISFWFACALFGVAAAPAQAWWMFFGVLAIVAMFLGASIPMMEERSLQRRPEYQDVIDRVPRLVPRPPRPGHHLRS